The genomic region CTGCTGGACCTGTGCGCGAAAGTCCACGAACTCGCGATATTTGTCTTCAGGGACGAGGATCTCAAATGGCTGGTTGACCATCTCCGCGGCGGTGTAGCCATAGATGGTGTGCGCTCCGGAGTTCCAGCCCAAAATAACGGCGTCCAGAGTCATGGGGATAATGGCGTCGTCTGAGTTCAGCGCGGCGGCCGCGAAAAACGAATCGTCGACGTGCGCGTGAAATAATCTGTCGGCTGCTGGTTGAGACACGTCTGCTTTATTCTCCGTTTTGCGTCTGGGATCGCCGAATGGAACGAATTTATGTATACCCAATTGCAGGAAGAATTCGCCGCTCTGGAAACAGCCGAGTTTTCAAATTACGCGCCGCCCGCTCGCTTCCATCGGGCGATCCAGGGGTGCGCGGCCACGATTTGCCGGGCCTTTTCCGGATCGACCATGTGGATAAAGGCGACGTATCCGGCGGCGTACGCCTGAGCGTTCTGGCCGAGGCGCTCGCTGACGGCGGGGAGACCGTCGCGTTCGCACTGGTGCAGCATCGCCCGGAACCGACGCAGATTTTCGCGGGACAGACGCGGCGCGCCGCCGTTGACCACGAGACCCGTCACCGTTTGGCGATGCTGGCCGCGCTGGACCGACGTCTTTTCTTCATTCACCGTCAAGCCCTCATCGGCAATGATGCGGCGTGTGAGATCGAGCAGCATGCCGACAGGCGCGTCGGGCTTGGCGTGCGAGAAGACCAAGTCGTCGGCGTAGCGGGTGTAGACGAAGCCCATCGCCTCGGCGGCCCCGGTCAAGCGGGCGTCGAGCTTGCGGCACAGCAAGTTAGTGACGGCGGGCGAGGTGCACGCGCCCTGCGGCAGACTGCGGCCGCCGACCGCGACGAACCGGCGCGCCCCGTCCAGCGTCGCCGCCACGCGCGGCGCTTCCGTGGTTAGCAAAGCGAGCAGGGTGGCGACGCCGCCGTTATAACCGAGCGATCGGAACAGCGTCCGCACGCGCGGCAGGGTGATGGACGGGAAGAAGTCCTTCAGGTCGATTCGGATGACGACCGCCTGGCCCTGATGGCGCCGGGCGTTGTCCGCCACCGAGCGGGCAGGGCGGAACGCCATCGCGGCGTCGTGTACAGGGACCGGGGAAAGCACGGATTCCAGCACCCAGGACTGCGCCGTGCGCAGACGGCGCTTGGGCGAGGAGATCACGCGTACGCCGCCGCGCTTCTTGGGGATCGTGAAACGGGAGTAGTGATCGATCGTGGCCGCGCCCCGGTGATAGGTCAGCCAGGCGAGATCGGATTCCGAAATCCCGATCGCGGCGGCGACATCGGATGCCGTTGTAAGCGCCGGCAGTCCCAGCGTCGCCGTCTTCTCCGGATCGCCGCCTTTATAGACCAGCGCGTCGGAGACGCCGTGTCCGAGATAGGGAAGGGCGCGCTTGCGCCATTCGGTATCTTTGGCGTGCGATTCGATCTTCTCCTGGGCGCGGCGCTCGCGACGGGCGATGCGTTCGGCGCGGACACGTTCGATCCGTTTGCGCCGAACTTCGGCGAGCAGCGCCGGGATATTGCCCGCCTCGGCGATCTTTGCTTCGACGCCGTTTAGCTCCGTGCGCAGCGCGATCATCTCATCGTAGTAGACACGCAGCTCTTTCTCCGCGCCCGCCGCCAGCTCCGCGACCTCGGGGCTGGGCGGCCAGAAGCCGAGCCGGACCATCTCTTCCCGGACGAACGCGGACTTGCCGATCGCCGCTAGCTGTTTTCGCTGTTCCGAATTCATTGCGCGCGATCCTCCAACATGGCTTGAAACTGCTGCTCCGTCAGGACGGGTACGCCGAGATCGCGCGCCTTTGTCAATTTCGATCCGGCCTTGTCTCCGGCGACCAGATACGTCGTCGTGCGGCTGACGCTGCCCGACGCCTTGCCGCCGCCCTGCGCCACGAGCGCCTCGGCCTGCTCGCGCGTGAACAGCGTCAATGCTCCCGTGAAGACGAAGTTCTGTCCTTTGAACCGGTCCGGGCGCAGCGCGGCCCCGCCTCCGCTTCCGCCGCTCTCCGTGGCGGCCGCGCCGGCGCCGACGCTTTGCTGGGACGCCAGCACCGTCGCCGCAAGAATGTGCGCGCACGGTCCCTTGCGCAGCTTCTCCCGCCGGTGCCACGAGCAGTTGCACTGGACGAAGCGGGCGCGCCCATCGGCGTCCAGATCCAGCACCACATGGAACTTGCGCTCGCGCTTCTCCTCGCCGCCGCGCACCTGGGCGCGATAACGCGTCGTTTGTTCGCCTTGTTCGGGGACGCCGAACGTTTCTTCTTCGTCCTCCTCGCCGGCCTTCAGCCATTTGACGCCGCCGGTCGCCACCAATCGGCGAGCGAGGTTGAGGCGCTGATCGCTTTCGTCCTCCTCGGGCGCGGGGAAGGGGAGGAGCTGCCGCCAGCGGTAGACGCCGCCCGCCAGGTCGTACATCGCGCGCCCTTCGCGGGTGAGCTTTTGCAGCGCGGTCGTCGCGGCCTCGCGCGACATATCCGTGCTCGCCGCCAGCTCCTCGGGCGTCAGCTTGAGCCGTGTTTCCAATGTCTGGGCCGCCTGCGCGATGTCGCCGTCGGAGACGGAGCCGGTGGAGGCAAGCAGATCGAAGCGCGCCGCGCGCGACCAGTCGTTTTGCGTCCACCCCGACAGTCCCAGG from Capsulimonas corticalis harbors:
- a CDS encoding reverse transcriptase family protein; amino-acid sequence: MNSEQRKQLAAIGKSAFVREEMVRLGFWPPSPEVAELAAGAEKELRVYYDEMIALRTELNGVEAKIAEAGNIPALLAEVRRKRIERVRAERIARRERRAQEKIESHAKDTEWRKRALPYLGHGVSDALVYKGGDPEKTATLGLPALTTASDVAAAIGISESDLAWLTYHRGAATIDHYSRFTIPKKRGGVRVISSPKRRLRTAQSWVLESVLSPVPVHDAAMAFRPARSVADNARRHQGQAVVIRIDLKDFFPSITLPRVRTLFRSLGYNGGVATLLALLTTEAPRVAATLDGARRFVAVGGRSLPQGACTSPAVTNLLCRKLDARLTGAAEAMGFVYTRYADDLVFSHAKPDAPVGMLLDLTRRIIADEGLTVNEEKTSVQRGQHRQTVTGLVVNGGAPRLSRENLRRFRAMLHQCERDGLPAVSERLGQNAQAYAAGYVAFIHMVDPEKARQIVAAHPWIARWKRAGGA